The DNA window TGCTTCATCGGGCACGGGGCTTGGGGGGTGATCACCAAGTCCGGGTGGCTTCCGTTTTTCCAATCCCAAGGCATCGAGCCCGGGATTGCCTGGAAGCTCCAACCGCTGATCGGAGCGTTCGACGTCCTGATGGCGCTTGTGCTGCTGTGGAAGCCGCGTCGGATCGTGGTGATGTGGATGTTTCTGTGGGGTTTGTGGACGGCGATCCTCCGGCCGCTCGCGGGAAATCTGAAGAAGGAGCAGGTTGATGGCGAGTGGGTGGTCTCACTGGCAACCGACTCCATGCATGTGCCTAAGATGCAGACTTGGGAGTTCTGGGAACGGGCAGGCAACTGGGGCCCGCCATTTCTACTGCTGCTGATGGCCGGCGGCTTCGTGATGAGTCGCAAGGATTGGCTGGGCGCCTATGTCGAGCCGGCGATGACCGCCGCGAAGGCGAACACCATATGGTGGCTGTCCCGCTTTTGTGTGGGTGCCCTGATGGTGGGGCATGCCGGGTTCGGCTTCGGCGTGAAGAAGCAGATGCTGATCGACCATTGGCAGGCCGTGGGTGTCGATGCCGATGTCTCGACCATCGTCGCGATCGGCTGGGCGGAACTCGCACTTGGCTTCCTCGTGTTCCTTCTGCCGCTGCGCCCGATCGTTTGGCTGGTTCTGGTATGGAAGCTCTTCACCGAGTTTCTCTACGTGCCGGCCGACACCGTGACGGGGAAAGGTCTTCTCAACATCTTCGAGTGGATCGAGCGGTGGGGCGACTACGGGTTGCCACTGGCGATGTTGTTCTTCATCGGCTGGCGCAAGGCCCGGACGGCACCGAAGGATCCGGCGGTTGCGTAATCGTGTCTGCGACTACGCAGATGCACGTAGCCGTGTGACGACACCGTCACATTCACCGTTTTGCGTCTGGGTCGCGTCCGGAGACGATCTCGCGCCTTGCCCTGATGAGATTCGTTTTCTGGCCGCACCTTATCGCCGAGGCTGGAACGAATGCCGGTGGTTCCAGCATCGCCGAGGTGTGTTCGGGTGTCGGGTTGGGCGCGCTGATCGCGGTGCCTGTCTCCCTGCTGGGAAGTGTCATTGGCGCGCGGGCGGGAATGGTGCCCGAGAGATGGTTCGATTCGCTGATCGGGTCGATCGGTCGATTGCCGACGCTGCTCACCTCGGTGCTGTTGGGTTTGTTTCTGGTTTCCCGGGGAGTGAATGAGTCGCCCGCCATGTGGGGCATGGTGGCCATGGTCGCGGGCACGCCGGTGATCTGGCGGATTTCGGCCCGTGCCTTGTCCGAGCTGCCGGTCGGCATTCTCGAATCGGCGCTTGCGTTGGGTTTGTCGCGCCTCAGGACCTTGTGGGTCGTCGGATATCCAGTCGTGGGTCCGGCCTTGACGGGAGCGGTGGTGGTCGGAGTGGCCCGGGCCCTGACGGTTGGCTGGCTGGTATACGAGCTGCGCCAGACGCAGAAGGCGCCGCCGGTTTCCGAGTGGTGGCAGGTCGTCGCGGTTGTCTCGGTTGTGACACTTTTGGGTTCTTGGTTGCTGGGAGTGGGCAGGAGAAAGTCCAAGGCCTTGGAAAGGGCGTCGTCATGACAGAAGCGGAACAGGTTGAGAACTGGTCGGAAGGCCAGCTGCCCGGAATCGAGTTCATCGATTTCCGGCTGCGGGTTGGCAGCCATGAGGTGATCCGTTCCGCGACCCTTGCTTTCGAACCTGGCGCGGTGACGGGTCTGCTGGGACCGACCGGATCCGGAAAGACGAGCCTGCTTCGTGCGATTGTCGGTCTTGAACACTTCACCGGTGTCGTCACCCGCAGGTCGGGCGATGTCCGGATCGGCGGCCTCGACATCGTGCGCACCAGGTCGGATCTGCGCCGACTGCGAAGCCGGGTCGTGATGATCCCCTCCGCAGGCGCACCGTTTTCCTTTTCGGTCTTCGACAACGTCGCCGCGGCTTTGCGGGAGCAATGCAAGAACCGCGCCGAGCTGCGTCAGCGGGTGAGCGAAACGCTTGAGCGCTGCGGGTTGGGTGACGTTCCCGCCGGCAAGCCCGCGCTGGCTCTCGGCCATGGGCAACGCCGCTTCTTGTGCGTCGCCCGTGCGCTCGCGCTACGTCCCGCGGCCCTCTTGCTCGACGAGCCTTTCGACGGACTCGATCCGTTCGAATCGAGTCGGATGGAGCAGCTCATCGCCTCGCTCGCCGGGCGCCACACCGTTGTTCTCGCGACCCAGCACACCGAGCGGGCGGCCGCGGTCTGTTCGAGGATGCACCTTTTGATCGGTGGCGAACTCGTCGAATCGGGTACAACTTCCCAAATGCTCGCCAGTCCGAAAGACCGTCGGACCGAAGCCTATCTCAGCGGCCGGCCTGCGGTCGCATCTGTTGAATCATGAATTCCCAAGCATCGCACTACCTCGGAGACTTCGACTCGGCGCTGCAGGCGCTGCGCTCCGAGGTCTTCTCCATGGCGGACATGGCCAAGCACAACATCGACCGGGCCATCCGGGCGTTGGTCGAACAGGATCTCGACCTGTGCCGGACGGTGATTGCGGACGACAACGAGGTGGATGAGGCGGAGCGTCGGGTCGACCGGATGGGGATGGAGGCGATCGCCCGTTTCAAGCCGGTGGCGACCGACCTGAGGATGGTGATTTCCTCGATGAAGATCTCGACCAACCTCGAGCGGGTGTCCGACCACGCGGTGGGCATTGCGAAACGGGTGCGGAAGATCCTTCGCTGCGGAGAGGTGGCGGAGTTCACCTATGCCGACCTTCTCTACTCGATGGCTTCGTCGATCCTCGCCGATGCCGTCGCTTCCTATGCGGATGGAAATGTCGAACTGGGTGCCTCACTCAGCGAGCGCGACAAGGAGCTCGACCGCGCCTACAAGCGCTGCACCAATTCGCTGAGTGACTCGCTCGGCCGCTCCGAAGGGAATTCCGAGCTCTACCTCCATCTGATTTTCATCCTGAGGTCCTTGGAGAGGATCGGCGACCTGGCGGTGAACATCGGCGAGGATGCCGTGTTCATGGAAGCCGCTCGCGACATTCGCCACGGCCACGCCCTCGACGAGGAACCGATGCCGGAAAACCAAGGCTGAAGCCCGTCGGCAAACCGCTCAGGAATCTTCGTCGGGAGAGTCGCTTTCCTGTTCCGTTGCCGTCTCCGCGGGCGCGTCGGCGGCAGGTTCGTCAGCGACCACCTTGGTGACGAAGATCGGGAGGGCGAGGGCCAGCACGATCGCGACCACCGAGCCGAGGAAGGCCTTGCCGGCATCCATGAACACGATACGGGCGACCACCGGTTTGCCGCGGTGACGGAGCTTCATCGCGAGACCGATCTCGCGGCCTGCCAGCAGGCCGAGGAAGACCCAGGTCGTGCTCATCGGCATCTTCGGCGGCCATGGCACGTCCATCCCCATTTTCTCGAAAAGGGCCGGGATGTAGTCGACCTTGAACATCAGTAGGACCACGCCGTAGAGCAGGTCGATGAAGGTCGCCGAACGGACGTCGAGGGTGTTCGTCTTGGAGGTGACGACTGCCTGGATCTTTCCACCTTTCTGTCGGATCAGATAGCCCTGAAGCGCGACCATCCCGCCGAGGGAAAGCACGAGGCCGCCGACGTGCAGCTCCCGTGGCAGATAGGCGAAAATGTTCGCGAGGTCCTGAACCAGCCACATGCTCCACAGGAACCCCGTGGAGAGCCACTGGAAGACCATCCAGCCTGGGTGGGGCTTGTCCTTGACCTCGTCCGGTTCGTTGTAAAACCGGCGCTCGAGTGCGCCGGTGACGAGGAAGAAAATGACGAGGCCCAGGACAAAGGCGATGGCGTAGCCGACCAGCGACTTCTGCATCATCGATCCGAAGAGGTCGATGGCACCCTGCGCCGATTTGCCCTGCTGGGCGGCGACCAGACCTTTGAAGGCGGTCAGGACCAGCAGCGAGGTGCTGACCGGAATACCGGCGCGGGTCAGCAGCACGAGCGCGAGTGGGGGGAGGACGAAGAGCCACGTGAAGTATCCGCCGTAGGAATGGGGGAACGGCACCTCTTTGCCCGGTGAGTTGAGCCGTCCGAAAGCGGGGTCTCCCGCGTTGATCATCCAGCCCCAGGTGACCGTGACGATCATGATTCCGGAGATCCAGATCCAGAGGATCCACCACGGTCGCTTTGCGTTGGAGCTGAGAAAGGTGCCTAGGGTTTGGATCGAGTCGTTCG is part of the Haloferula helveola genome and encodes:
- a CDS encoding ABC transporter permease, whose translation is MRFVFWPHLIAEAGTNAGGSSIAEVCSGVGLGALIAVPVSLLGSVIGARAGMVPERWFDSLIGSIGRLPTLLTSVLLGLFLVSRGVNESPAMWGMVAMVAGTPVIWRISARALSELPVGILESALALGLSRLRTLWVVGYPVVGPALTGAVVVGVARALTVGWLVYELRQTQKAPPVSEWWQVVAVVSVVTLLGSWLLGVGRRKSKALERASS
- a CDS encoding ATP-binding cassette domain-containing protein; translated protein: MTEAEQVENWSEGQLPGIEFIDFRLRVGSHEVIRSATLAFEPGAVTGLLGPTGSGKTSLLRAIVGLEHFTGVVTRRSGDVRIGGLDIVRTRSDLRRLRSRVVMIPSAGAPFSFSVFDNVAAALREQCKNRAELRQRVSETLERCGLGDVPAGKPALALGHGQRRFLCVARALALRPAALLLDEPFDGLDPFESSRMEQLIASLAGRHTVVLATQHTERAAAVCSRMHLLIGGELVESGTTSQMLASPKDRRTEAYLSGRPAVASVES
- the phoU gene encoding phosphate signaling complex protein PhoU, giving the protein MNSQASHYLGDFDSALQALRSEVFSMADMAKHNIDRAIRALVEQDLDLCRTVIADDNEVDEAERRVDRMGMEAIARFKPVATDLRMVISSMKISTNLERVSDHAVGIAKRVRKILRCGEVAEFTYADLLYSMASSILADAVASYADGNVELGASLSERDKELDRAYKRCTNSLSDSLGRSEGNSELYLHLIFILRSLERIGDLAVNIGEDAVFMEAARDIRHGHALDEEPMPENQG